One window of Catonella massiliensis genomic DNA carries:
- a CDS encoding bifunctional riboflavin kinase/FAD synthetase — MEYIKGSGFRLHNTVVTLGKFDGLHLGHKELIDIVLKTKGLTKVLFTFDVNPLSILSDKEFKVIETGTERINLMKDSGFDYMIDYPFTMETINTDADEFIKTIIHDKLDAKMLVVGTDFRFGKDRLGDVELLEKRSKEYGYVLKVIEKKKMYGEVISSTRIRSLIKKGEIRLANELLGREFSFSGEIIHGNHLGHTVGMPTINIKPEACKLLPPFGVYVSDTELDYKVYRGITNIGVKPTVGKDNAVGVETWLFGLDSDVYGHFAKVKLLDFIRPEMKFDSLEDVKRQVNIDAVRAREYTA; from the coding sequence ATGGAGTATATAAAAGGTAGTGGCTTTAGGTTACATAACACTGTAGTTACGCTGGGCAAATTCGATGGTTTACACTTGGGGCACAAAGAGCTTATAGATATTGTGTTAAAGACAAAAGGCCTCACCAAGGTACTGTTCACGTTTGATGTGAATCCTCTTAGTATACTCTCTGATAAAGAATTTAAGGTAATTGAGACAGGTACTGAGAGAATTAATTTGATGAAAGATTCAGGCTTTGACTATATGATAGACTATCCATTTACTATGGAAACTATTAATACTGATGCAGATGAATTTATAAAAACAATTATTCATGATAAGCTGGACGCTAAAATGCTGGTTGTAGGCACGGATTTTAGATTTGGTAAAGACAGGCTTGGTGATGTAGAACTTCTCGAAAAAAGAAGTAAAGAGTATGGCTATGTATTAAAAGTCATAGAAAAAAAGAAAATGTATGGAGAGGTTATATCGAGTACCCGCATACGAAGTCTAATAAAAAAAGGTGAGATAAGGCTGGCAAACGAGCTTCTTGGAAGAGAGTTCTCATTTTCAGGTGAAATCATTCACGGAAATCATCTGGGACATACAGTAGGCATGCCAACTATTAATATTAAGCCTGAGGCTTGCAAACTATTGCCCCCATTTGGTGTATATGTGTCTGACACAGAGCTGGACTATAAGGTCTATAGAGGCATAACCAACATAGGAGTTAAGCCTACAGTGGGAAAAGACAATGCAGTTGGTGTAGAAACCTGGCTCTTTGGGCTAGACAGTGATGTTTACGGTCATTTTGCCAAGGTAAAGCTATTAGACTTTATCAGGCCTGAAATGAAGTTTGATTCGCTTGAGGATGTAAAAAGACAGGTGAATATAGATGCTGTAAGGGCGAGGGAGTACACGGCTTAA
- the truB gene encoding tRNA pseudouridine(55) synthase TruB produces the protein MLNGIINVYKEVGFTSRDAVSKLTGILRQRKIGHTGTLDPAAEGVLPMCIGKATKLCELLTDHRKQYIAEIKFGIATDTEDVTGEIIEETNFSNDWYKEKLTEDNLSKVISGFIGRQLQTPPMYSAKRVGGKRLYELAREGKVIERKPCEITIYSIEIKNIDVSRREATIVVDCSKGTYIRTLCKDIGNELGCKAAMKSLVRTKTGNFLLENSYKLDEIEKLVRENRVSEIVIPIEDVFKNLQRVDVSGYACILLENGGIIKAAAVKPDIEALEPKNGEKFRMYNDEGEFKAVYSYNGDINAFKIDKMF, from the coding sequence AATGGAATCATAAATGTATATAAAGAAGTAGGATTTACTTCGAGAGATGCAGTATCTAAGTTAACAGGAATTCTTAGGCAGCGCAAAATCGGACATACAGGAACACTTGATCCTGCAGCCGAAGGTGTGCTGCCTATGTGCATAGGAAAGGCTACAAAACTATGTGAGTTACTTACAGACCATAGAAAACAGTATATAGCCGAAATCAAGTTCGGTATAGCGACGGATACTGAGGATGTTACAGGAGAAATTATTGAAGAAACAAACTTTTCTAATGACTGGTATAAGGAAAAACTGACTGAGGATAATCTCTCTAAGGTAATATCAGGCTTTATAGGCAGACAACTACAGACTCCTCCTATGTATTCAGCTAAGAGAGTTGGAGGAAAGCGTCTTTATGAGCTTGCAAGAGAAGGCAAGGTAATAGAGCGTAAACCTTGTGAGATAACAATTTACAGTATTGAAATTAAAAATATAGATGTTTCCAGAAGGGAGGCCACGATAGTAGTTGACTGTTCTAAGGGGACTTATATAAGGACTTTGTGCAAGGACATAGGAAATGAACTTGGATGCAAAGCAGCAATGAAAAGCCTGGTTAGAACGAAAACAGGGAACTTCCTCCTTGAGAATAGTTATAAGCTTGATGAAATAGAAAAGCTTGTTAGAGAAAATAGAGTTTCTGAGATAGTCATACCTATTGAGGATGTATTTAAGAATCTTCAAAGAGTGGATGTGAGCGGATATGCGTGTATACTTCTTGAAAATGGTGGAATTATAAAAGCAGCTGCAGTTAAACCTGATATAGAAGCCTTGGAACCTAAAAATGGTGAAAAATTCAGGATGTATAACGATGAGGGAGAATTTAAGGCTGTTTACAGCTATAATGGGGATATAAATGCATTTAAAATAGACAAGATGTTTTAA